One window of the Chryseobacterium sp. CY350 genome contains the following:
- a CDS encoding type III pantothenate kinase — translation MNSIVINVGNSNIRFGLFDDDNCDISWVINTKPYRTADELHGQMLILYQTYKVDPKKIEKIIIGSVVPQLTREITSAIRKIHGIVPVMVDRTTSSEVIAKSKQMGTDIYANLVAAHNLYPDRKKIVLDFGTALTASCVAENGETLGVIIAPGIVTSLNSLISQTAQLPEIELVKPKSVLGLDTITCMQSGMVYGFLGMVEGFIDRINDEVKDDCFVIATGGVSHVYKPLTDKIHIADRLHTLKGLYFLGKDFKIKA, via the coding sequence ATGAATTCTATCGTAATCAATGTTGGAAACAGCAATATCAGATTTGGTCTTTTTGATGATGACAACTGTGATATCTCGTGGGTAATCAATACGAAGCCTTATCGTACTGCAGATGAGCTGCACGGTCAGATGTTGATTTTATATCAAACCTATAAGGTTGATCCAAAAAAAATTGAAAAAATCATTATTGGCTCGGTGGTTCCGCAACTGACAAGGGAAATAACTTCTGCGATAAGAAAAATTCACGGGATCGTTCCTGTAATGGTAGACAGAACGACATCTTCGGAAGTGATTGCAAAATCTAAACAGATGGGAACAGATATTTATGCAAATCTGGTAGCTGCGCATAATCTCTATCCCGACAGAAAGAAAATTGTATTAGATTTTGGTACCGCACTTACAGCAAGTTGTGTAGCTGAAAATGGCGAAACTTTAGGCGTCATCATCGCTCCGGGAATCGTAACTTCTCTAAATTCTCTGATCAGCCAAACTGCTCAACTTCCTGAGATTGAACTGGTAAAACCGAAATCTGTACTAGGATTAGATACCATTACCTGTATGCAAAGCGGAATGGTGTATGGTTTTCTGGGCATGGTAGAAGGCTTTATCGACCGTATCAATGATGAGGTAAAAGATGACTGTTTCGTCATCGCCACCGGCGGAGTTTCCCATGTCTACAAGCCTCTTACTGATAAAATACATATAGCAGACCGACTTCATACTTTGAAAGGATTGTATTTTTTAGGAAAAGATTTTAAGATTAAGGCTTAG
- a CDS encoding nucleoside deaminase, with amino-acid sequence MFTDEYFMKMALNEAEAAFEKDEVPIGCVVVSNNRVIARSHNLTETLNDVTAHAEMQAITSAANFLGGKYLINCTLYVTLEPCVMCSGALSWSQISKVVIGARDEQRGFINKNLSLHPKTEIVTGIMENECSSIVKEFFKSKR; translated from the coding sequence ATGTTTACCGACGAATATTTTATGAAAATGGCTCTAAATGAAGCCGAAGCAGCATTTGAAAAAGATGAGGTTCCCATCGGTTGTGTAGTAGTTTCCAACAATCGGGTGATTGCAAGATCTCACAACCTTACTGAAACTTTAAATGACGTTACGGCTCATGCCGAAATGCAGGCAATAACCTCTGCAGCCAATTTTCTTGGTGGAAAATATTTAATCAACTGCACTTTATATGTGACTTTAGAACCTTGTGTGATGTGTTCCGGAGCACTGTCTTGGTCACAGATTTCCAAAGTCGTAATCGGAGCGAGAGACGAACAACGAGGATTTATCAATAAAAATTTGAGTCTTCACCCAAAAACAGAAATCGTAACCGGAATTATGGAAAACGAGTGTTCTTCTATCGTGAAAGAGTTTTTTAAATCTAAGAGATAG
- a CDS encoding DUF3575 domain-containing protein: protein MKQFLLGITLVLGIVSINAQETEKQRKNDILADPFLLIAVPLANVSYERLIAKDMGIGINAMITLSDEVDDFKQFSPYFRYYMGKKYASGFFFEGFVPVTVQNDAYYSYRYDDITNTYSYVNDAKNNSTTVGIGFGVGGKWIIKDRLVIEASGGIARRFGNFDKYDISPVTGKIMGGVGYRF from the coding sequence ATGAAACAATTTTTACTGGGAATTACCCTTGTGTTGGGAATAGTAAGCATCAATGCACAGGAAACTGAAAAGCAAAGAAAGAACGACATTCTCGCAGATCCTTTTTTGTTGATTGCGGTACCTTTGGCCAATGTTTCTTACGAAAGACTTATCGCTAAAGATATGGGAATTGGTATTAATGCCATGATCACTTTGAGTGATGAAGTTGATGATTTTAAACAATTTTCGCCCTATTTCAGATATTATATGGGAAAAAAGTATGCTTCGGGATTTTTCTTCGAAGGATTTGTACCCGTTACGGTGCAAAACGATGCTTACTACAGTTACCGTTATGATGATATTACAAATACATACTCTTATGTAAACGATGCAAAAAACAATTCTACAACTGTCGGAATTGGTTTCGGAGTAGGAGGAAAGTGGATCATAAAAGACCGATTGGTGATAGAAGCAAGTGGAGGAATTGCCAGAAGGTTTGGTAATTTTGATAAATATGATATCAGTCCTGTTACAGGAAAAATAATGGGCGGGGTCGGATATAGATTCTAA